From a single Microbacterium murale genomic region:
- a CDS encoding amino acid ABC transporter permease: MTTDSAEPAAVIDVEHARPRVRPLRIIGGLLLASVVLAALWFLVSNERFEWPVVAEYLFNGSVLVGLGMSLMLTAIGMVLGSVLGTFLAAGQLSDFWPVRMACVGFVGLFRGIPPLVQLIFWYNLAYLLPRVSVGVPFGPELFSWSTNDLITPITAAIIGLSLHEAAYMAEIIRAGILSVDQGQRDAASAMGFSRWHTFTRIILPQAMRVIIPPTGSQVIALLKGTSLVSVIAMGDLLHAVQVIYNRTYDVVPMLIVAVIWYLAVVTVLTVIQRRVEEHFGRGTSRVAVKRAARVKERQL, translated from the coding sequence ATGACGACCGACTCTGCGGAGCCCGCGGCGGTGATCGATGTCGAGCACGCGCGCCCGCGCGTTCGACCGCTGCGGATCATCGGCGGCCTTCTGCTTGCCTCCGTCGTGCTCGCAGCGCTGTGGTTCCTCGTCAGCAACGAGCGCTTCGAGTGGCCGGTCGTCGCCGAGTACCTCTTCAACGGCAGCGTTCTGGTCGGGCTCGGGATGAGCCTGATGCTCACCGCGATCGGGATGGTGCTGGGTTCGGTGCTCGGCACCTTCCTGGCCGCCGGCCAGCTCAGCGATTTCTGGCCGGTCCGGATGGCATGTGTGGGATTCGTCGGCCTCTTCCGAGGCATCCCCCCTCTGGTGCAACTCATCTTCTGGTACAACCTCGCCTACCTCCTTCCGCGCGTCTCGGTCGGGGTCCCGTTCGGCCCGGAGCTGTTCAGCTGGTCGACGAATGACCTCATCACGCCGATCACGGCGGCCATCATCGGGCTCTCCCTGCACGAGGCCGCCTACATGGCGGAGATCATCCGGGCCGGCATCCTGTCCGTTGATCAAGGGCAGCGCGATGCGGCATCCGCCATGGGATTCAGCCGCTGGCACACATTCACCCGCATCATCCTCCCGCAGGCGATGCGCGTCATCATCCCGCCGACCGGATCACAGGTGATCGCGCTCCTCAAGGGCACGTCGCTGGTCAGCGTGATCGCCATGGGCGATCTGCTGCACGCGGTCCAGGTCATCTACAACCGCACGTACGACGTGGTCCCGATGCTCATCGTCGCCGTGATCTGGTATCTCGCCGTCGTCACGGTTCTCACGGTGATCCAGCGTCGCGTCGAGGAGCACTTCGGCCGCGGAACCTCGCGAGTAGCCGTCAAACGCGCCGCCCGAGTGAAGGAGCGTCAGCTATGA
- a CDS encoding amino acid ABC transporter ATP-binding protein, translating to MTMESSGLIVQPRMADGSPLLRVSNVRKRFGDQVALDRASLDVYEGEVVAILGPSGSGKSTLVRCIDQLESIDGGSMSFEGELLGFEETRGHLRPLTDAGRRRQRRRMSMVFQQFNLFPHWTVLRNITEAPMRVHGVSAAEARQRALELLERIGLADKADAYPRHLSGGQQQRVAIARAVAVRPRILLFDEPTSALDPELVDEVLQTMKSLAAAGHTMVVVTHEVAFAREVADRCVFMANGRVVEDRPADDFFTDPRSERLRTFLTRSGRSQNEVAD from the coding sequence ATGACCATGGAATCGTCCGGGCTGATCGTTCAGCCGAGAATGGCAGACGGCTCACCGCTGCTGCGGGTCTCCAACGTGCGCAAGCGCTTCGGCGACCAGGTGGCGCTCGACAGAGCGAGCCTCGACGTGTACGAAGGCGAGGTTGTCGCGATCCTCGGACCGTCCGGCTCGGGGAAGTCCACGCTCGTACGTTGTATCGACCAGTTGGAGTCGATCGACGGCGGATCGATGTCCTTCGAGGGCGAGCTGCTCGGCTTCGAGGAGACTCGGGGGCACCTGAGGCCGCTCACGGATGCTGGACGCAGGCGGCAACGTCGTCGTATGAGCATGGTCTTCCAGCAGTTCAACCTGTTTCCGCACTGGACCGTGCTGCGCAACATCACCGAAGCGCCGATGCGCGTGCACGGCGTCTCCGCGGCAGAAGCTCGCCAGCGTGCCCTCGAGTTGCTCGAGCGCATCGGCCTCGCCGACAAGGCGGACGCGTATCCGAGGCATCTGTCCGGTGGGCAGCAACAGCGGGTCGCCATCGCGCGCGCCGTCGCAGTGCGTCCGCGGATTCTGCTCTTCGACGAGCCGACGAGCGCGCTCGATCCTGAGCTGGTCGACGAAGTGCTGCAGACCATGAAGTCACTCGCGGCGGCCGGGCACACGATGGTCGTCGTCACTCATGAGGTGGCGTTCGCTCGTGAGGTCGCTGATCGGTGCGTGTTCATGGCGAACGGGCGAGTCGTCGAAGACCGCCCAGCAGACGACTTCTTCACAGATCCGCGGTCCGAGCGGCTGCGCACGTTCCTCACTCGGTCAGGGAGATCGCAGAACGAAGTCGCGGACTGA
- a CDS encoding transporter substrate-binding domain-containing protein: MKLNRLGAALIAGVGVLALASCSAGSADDDGAGGSGGVSEVNTDAPLYDQLPQGIKDAGVITIAGDTHPPYRTVEEGGDITGIDPDLQAALFEQLGVPFEIKPVSGMEAILTGMLSGRYDGFNGPLRTTPEREADFDAIVWMTTITSYVYLAEREDELADPEALCGARVAGVGGSVTESQLERYGEWCVAEGLEQPEFIGLDDTNSTFLAVNSDRADYAGTTQTAAIDLQATDPGRYEYLVQSEDQGAGIDQLAFFVPKGSDMAEPMFAAFEAIFDNGEYERIMSEWDLTEVAVDEPVLNPMTAK, translated from the coding sequence ATGAAACTCAACCGCTTGGGCGCGGCCCTGATCGCGGGAGTCGGGGTGCTCGCGCTCGCCTCCTGCAGCGCGGGATCCGCTGACGACGATGGCGCCGGAGGATCCGGCGGCGTCAGCGAGGTCAACACCGATGCGCCTCTCTACGACCAGCTCCCGCAGGGGATCAAAGATGCCGGCGTCATCACGATCGCCGGTGACACCCACCCGCCATATCGCACGGTCGAGGAAGGCGGGGACATCACCGGAATAGATCCCGATCTTCAGGCGGCGCTGTTCGAGCAGCTCGGCGTGCCGTTCGAGATCAAGCCCGTCTCGGGCATGGAAGCGATCCTGACCGGAATGCTCTCCGGTCGTTACGACGGGTTCAACGGCCCGCTGCGAACCACCCCGGAGCGTGAAGCGGACTTCGACGCGATCGTCTGGATGACGACCATCACGTCCTACGTGTATCTCGCCGAGCGCGAGGATGAACTGGCCGATCCGGAGGCGCTCTGCGGTGCTCGCGTGGCCGGTGTGGGCGGTTCCGTCACTGAGAGTCAGCTGGAGCGCTATGGCGAATGGTGCGTTGCGGAGGGGCTGGAGCAGCCGGAGTTCATCGGCCTCGACGACACCAACTCGACCTTCCTCGCGGTCAACTCAGACCGGGCGGACTATGCGGGCACGACCCAGACGGCGGCGATCGATCTGCAGGCGACTGACCCGGGACGCTACGAGTATCTCGTGCAGTCCGAGGATCAGGGAGCGGGCATCGACCAGCTCGCATTCTTCGTGCCCAAGGGGAGCGACATGGCCGAGCCGATGTTCGCCGCGTTCGAGGCGATCTTCGACAACGGCGAGTACGAGCGGATCATGTCCGAGTGGGACCTCACCGAGGTCGCCGTGGATGAACCCGTCCTCAACCCGATGACCGCCAAATGA
- a CDS encoding MarR family winged helix-turn-helix transcriptional regulator — MSVNVEEITRDPRGEPATSRLNYSSYRLGRAFNRFAENSALSRGVTLSQLFVLQVLGEGLPLSNAQLARRTFVSSQAAHTVSNELIETGLVERGDHPTNRRVRLVRLTERGWAVLEACHAELREHEDRLAAALGDEFGETLAELLDRAAQVLAGGYFGDDEAEAAAISRRTNGIRPRHIPSRLAAARLRADRTAPDSRS; from the coding sequence GTGTCGGTCAATGTGGAGGAGATCACACGGGACCCGCGCGGTGAGCCAGCAACGTCGCGTCTGAACTACAGCTCGTACCGTCTGGGGCGTGCATTCAACCGCTTCGCAGAGAACTCCGCACTCTCCCGCGGCGTGACACTCTCGCAACTGTTCGTGCTGCAGGTCCTCGGCGAAGGATTGCCGCTGTCGAACGCACAGCTCGCCCGACGCACATTCGTCAGCTCGCAGGCGGCGCACACCGTGTCGAACGAGCTCATCGAGACCGGCCTGGTGGAGCGCGGCGACCACCCGACGAACCGTCGCGTGAGGTTGGTTCGGCTGACCGAACGCGGCTGGGCGGTGCTGGAAGCCTGTCATGCGGAACTGCGCGAGCATGAGGACCGGCTGGCCGCTGCACTCGGAGACGAGTTCGGCGAGACCCTGGCCGAACTCCTCGACCGCGCCGCCCAGGTGCTTGCCGGAGGGTACTTCGGCGACGACGAGGCCGAGGCCGCCGCCATCAGCAGACGAACGAACGGCATCCGTCCACGGCACATCCCGTCGCGACTTGCGGCCGCGCGCCTTCGCGCCGATCGTACGGCGCCAGACTCCAGATCCTGA
- a CDS encoding MFS transporter, with protein sequence MGLGDVFEPFRERNYSLYFAGQTLSLTGTWFQNLALSLVVLDLTGSARALSGVTIAQFLPMLLFSIPAGRIADRFRPRTVLMTTSLISATLVAVLAVIVASPDPALPALYGIIAALGSTQAFERVAAQTIIFELVGPHVFSRGVALSTVTVAVSRSIGPGLAGILFQTFGAVPGMAVNSVSFLLVFGMLALIRPQRFHSRRTSGAAERLPMMRFLRNRTIVTLLVTNVFIALLSLNFMVTLTSIVTIDFNGDGAAAGMAHALNAVGGIVGAVSWPPRSCGSDPSWFPWRWWGSAQPCSSTPQRLRSRGSSSPRRCWDSASVSTTVC encoded by the coding sequence GTGGGTCTCGGAGACGTCTTCGAACCGTTTCGTGAACGGAACTACTCGCTGTATTTCGCCGGCCAGACACTGTCGCTGACCGGTACCTGGTTCCAGAATCTTGCGCTCTCGCTCGTCGTGCTCGACCTCACGGGGAGCGCGCGGGCCCTGAGCGGCGTCACGATCGCGCAGTTCTTGCCGATGCTGTTGTTCAGCATTCCTGCCGGGCGGATCGCCGACCGATTCCGGCCGCGCACAGTTCTGATGACGACATCGCTCATCTCTGCCACCCTCGTGGCGGTGCTCGCCGTGATCGTGGCGTCACCGGATCCGGCACTTCCCGCGCTGTACGGAATCATCGCGGCGCTCGGAAGCACCCAGGCCTTCGAGCGGGTCGCGGCGCAGACCATCATCTTCGAACTGGTCGGCCCTCACGTGTTCTCGAGGGGTGTCGCGCTGAGCACTGTCACGGTCGCGGTGTCGCGCTCGATCGGCCCTGGCCTTGCCGGCATCCTCTTCCAGACCTTCGGCGCCGTTCCGGGAATGGCCGTGAACTCGGTGTCGTTCCTGCTCGTGTTCGGCATGCTCGCGCTCATCCGACCCCAGCGCTTCCACTCCCGGCGTACGAGCGGAGCCGCAGAACGGTTGCCGATGATGCGCTTCCTGCGCAACCGCACGATCGTCACGCTCCTGGTCACGAACGTCTTCATCGCACTGCTGTCGTTGAACTTCATGGTGACATTGACGTCGATCGTGACCATCGACTTCAACGGCGACGGTGCCGCGGCCGGGATGGCGCACGCGCTCAATGCGGTCGGCGGAATCGTCGGCGCGGTTTCGTGGCCGCCTCGATCGTGCGGCTCCGACCCGTCATGGTTTCCGTGGCGCTGGTGGGGTTCGGCGCAACCGTGCTCCTCAACGCCGCAGCGCCTTCGCTCACGTGGTTCCTCATCGCCGCGCCGCTGCTGGGACTCGGCATCGGTTTCTACAACAGTGTGCTGA
- a CDS encoding CaiB/BaiF CoA transferase family protein: MSTAPLAGKTVIDLTTALAGPYATLLLAGLGARVIKVENPTRGGDSSRNNSPYVTADGLSLKRMSSDDMSVSMMLRGRGKESITLNLKHPESREVLFDLIRDADVVVENYSSGVTKRLGIDYGSVRELNPRLVYTSISGFGATGDHGDRKAMDTIIQALSGVMMTAGEPGDPPVRFGLPIGDLVAPLFSVIGTLSAVMHAEHTGQGQHVDVSMLGALTSLVACEPFDALESIGFPLRTGAYVPRLAPFGNFRAADGWFAICAPTDQFAAGVLRAIGRESLLAGNDFGTRDARVANADRLHGLIAGWAAEHTLAEVLTALENNGAPAAEVRTTAEAVRDPQVTSRGEVVPLVHPKFGHFDGLFGSGIPVLFSESRTDLTTPAPGLGEHTDAILGKLGYDADRIAQLRQAGVL; this comes from the coding sequence ATGAGCACAGCACCACTTGCAGGCAAGACCGTCATCGACCTCACGACGGCCCTTGCGGGGCCTTACGCCACGCTCCTGCTCGCTGGGCTGGGTGCTCGTGTGATCAAGGTCGAGAACCCCACCCGCGGAGGAGACTCCTCGCGCAACAACTCGCCGTATGTCACGGCGGATGGACTCAGCCTGAAGCGGATGTCCTCCGACGACATGTCAGTGTCGATGATGCTCCGCGGTCGCGGCAAGGAGTCCATCACTCTCAACCTGAAGCACCCCGAGAGCCGCGAGGTGCTCTTCGACCTGATCCGTGATGCAGATGTCGTCGTGGAGAACTACAGCTCCGGTGTCACCAAGCGACTCGGGATCGACTACGGCTCGGTCCGTGAACTCAACCCACGACTCGTCTACACGTCGATCAGCGGCTTTGGAGCGACTGGCGACCACGGTGATCGCAAAGCGATGGACACGATCATCCAGGCGCTCAGCGGCGTGATGATGACCGCCGGAGAACCCGGTGACCCGCCCGTGCGGTTCGGGCTCCCCATCGGAGACCTCGTCGCACCGCTGTTCAGCGTGATCGGCACGCTCTCCGCTGTCATGCACGCCGAGCACACCGGGCAAGGTCAGCATGTCGATGTCTCGATGCTCGGTGCGCTGACGTCGCTGGTCGCCTGCGAGCCCTTTGATGCGCTGGAGTCGATCGGATTCCCGCTGCGCACCGGTGCGTACGTGCCGCGCCTCGCGCCGTTCGGCAACTTCCGTGCGGCCGATGGCTGGTTCGCCATCTGCGCCCCGACGGATCAGTTCGCGGCCGGAGTGCTTCGTGCGATCGGGCGGGAGAGTCTGCTCGCCGGAAACGACTTCGGCACCCGCGATGCGCGCGTGGCCAACGCCGACCGTCTGCACGGTCTCATCGCCGGCTGGGCTGCCGAGCACACTCTCGCAGAGGTGCTGACAGCGCTGGAGAACAATGGAGCCCCAGCCGCGGAGGTGCGAACGACTGCTGAAGCGGTACGCGATCCGCAGGTGACGAGTCGTGGCGAGGTGGTTCCGCTCGTCCACCCGAAGTTCGGACATTTCGACGGGCTCTTCGGGTCCGGTATTCCGGTGCTCTTCTCGGAGAGCCGCACGGATCTGACGACGCCGGCGCCTGGGCTCGGTGAGCACACCGACGCGATCCTGGGAAAGCTCGGCTATGACGCCGACCGTATCGCCCAGCTGCGCCAGGCCGGAGTGCTGTGA
- a CDS encoding 2-hydroxyacyl-CoA dehydratase family protein, whose protein sequence is MSENRLDTAAIATRYQKAWFAETAQRARDGQPIALVNADAPHEVLRAMGIPYVVNQWWASIISAKRLGPASLERLVALGLPDFSQQYDAIPLGAQDLPVEQRAWGGLPEPAFAIAERSGDVTQKIFELWGEREGTETFLLSRTGADPVPSAWWEKVPHDWEDAFGADRLDLLQAEIEELVTWLSERTGRTLDRDRLAQIMDLGNQQVEWNRRTRDLIATARPTPVLVNDTMPAVMVPQWHRGTQWAVDTARALHDEVAHRIDEGVAVCADERRRLMWVGRGLWSDLDMYRRFHEEFGAVFVWSMYLAIAADGYPRYGDDPVRALAARFVGFTDQLYVPPWSAQWYVKEALAHGVDGVVHLVADDTPGAGFISEALEAEGIPVLEIRANNADSRSSGSARIPERIEEFLRERVPARA, encoded by the coding sequence ATGAGTGAGAACAGACTCGACACCGCGGCGATTGCCACTCGCTACCAGAAGGCGTGGTTCGCCGAGACGGCCCAGCGCGCACGCGACGGCCAGCCGATCGCGCTCGTCAACGCCGATGCTCCGCACGAGGTGCTGCGCGCGATGGGCATCCCGTATGTCGTCAATCAGTGGTGGGCATCGATCATTTCCGCCAAGCGACTCGGCCCTGCGAGCCTGGAGCGGCTCGTCGCGCTGGGCCTTCCGGACTTCAGCCAGCAGTATGACGCCATCCCTCTCGGCGCGCAGGACCTGCCTGTGGAGCAGAGGGCATGGGGAGGACTGCCTGAGCCGGCCTTCGCGATCGCGGAGCGCAGCGGCGACGTCACGCAGAAGATCTTCGAACTGTGGGGGGAACGTGAAGGTACGGAGACCTTCCTTCTCTCTCGCACCGGCGCCGACCCGGTGCCGTCCGCCTGGTGGGAGAAAGTCCCCCACGATTGGGAAGACGCGTTCGGCGCAGATCGACTTGATCTGCTGCAGGCGGAGATAGAGGAACTCGTCACCTGGCTGAGCGAGCGCACGGGGCGGACGCTCGACCGTGATCGTCTCGCACAGATCATGGACCTCGGAAATCAGCAGGTGGAGTGGAATCGCCGTACGCGAGATCTGATCGCCACCGCGCGGCCGACCCCGGTGCTCGTGAACGACACGATGCCCGCGGTCATGGTGCCGCAGTGGCATCGAGGCACGCAATGGGCCGTCGACACCGCGCGAGCGCTGCACGACGAAGTCGCTCATCGCATCGACGAAGGAGTCGCAGTCTGCGCAGATGAGAGGCGCCGGCTCATGTGGGTGGGGCGCGGGCTGTGGTCCGATCTGGACATGTATCGACGGTTCCATGAGGAGTTCGGCGCCGTATTCGTCTGGTCCATGTACCTTGCGATCGCGGCGGACGGCTACCCCCGGTACGGCGATGACCCTGTGCGGGCCCTCGCCGCGAGGTTCGTCGGGTTCACCGATCAGCTCTACGTGCCCCCTTGGTCTGCGCAGTGGTACGTGAAGGAAGCCCTCGCGCACGGCGTCGATGGCGTCGTTCATCTGGTCGCGGACGACACTCCTGGGGCGGGGTTCATCTCCGAGGCGCTCGAAGCCGAGGGCATCCCGGTCCTGGAGATCCGAGCGAACAACGCGGACTCGCGCTCGAGCGGCAGCGCCCGCATCCCGGAGCGCATCGAGGAGTTCCTCCGCGAACGCGTGCCTGCGCGAGCCTGA
- a CDS encoding 2-hydroxyacyl-CoA dehydratase family protein has translation MQSAHNLPGFGGGRAQDRPRIGVVGADLPRQIVLAADAVPVRLFGSWSGAVSLRASELLGAVDAVAGRILDAILAGDHDDLAGLVICNDSQANLRMFYVLRVLAERGEVPFPVQLLDAPRGPGTAKRAFVVAQYARLVEFCRAVTGAEVGFDDLRRAGDAEQSVVVALERLRERRVQSRCTGVSALNAYRTAACSAPEVAVAAIDDAQVSTGEGDRIFVTGSAHPDSRVYQVLESTGATIVAEDHDTGDGGWFAACTTGDSAADILAGLASLHADRPPSAARGTTAERVTALRRKVIETRGAAVMALVRDLDDAPAWELAAVREALDTLRVPFVSRTRITAEEASSASSDVVNALAVREGAYG, from the coding sequence ATGCAGAGCGCGCACAATCTGCCGGGCTTCGGCGGCGGGCGTGCGCAGGACCGCCCGCGAATCGGCGTGGTCGGCGCGGATCTGCCGCGGCAGATCGTGCTCGCTGCCGACGCGGTTCCCGTACGCCTGTTCGGCTCATGGTCGGGTGCGGTGTCGCTTCGTGCGTCCGAGCTGCTCGGCGCGGTGGATGCGGTGGCCGGCCGTATTCTGGACGCCATCCTGGCAGGAGATCACGATGATCTCGCAGGGCTCGTGATCTGCAACGACTCGCAGGCGAATCTTCGGATGTTCTACGTGCTGAGAGTGCTTGCCGAACGGGGCGAGGTTCCGTTCCCCGTGCAGCTGCTGGACGCCCCACGTGGACCCGGGACTGCGAAGAGGGCGTTCGTCGTCGCGCAGTATGCGCGGCTCGTCGAGTTCTGCAGAGCGGTGACCGGCGCCGAGGTGGGGTTCGATGACCTGCGTCGAGCGGGCGACGCCGAGCAGAGCGTGGTCGTCGCACTCGAACGGTTGCGTGAGCGCCGTGTCCAGAGCCGCTGCACCGGTGTCTCGGCGTTGAACGCGTACCGCACTGCGGCCTGTTCTGCGCCGGAAGTCGCTGTCGCGGCCATCGACGACGCACAGGTGTCGACCGGGGAAGGCGATCGCATCTTCGTCACGGGCAGCGCGCATCCCGATTCCCGCGTTTATCAGGTATTGGAGAGCACCGGAGCCACCATCGTCGCGGAAGATCACGATACGGGCGACGGCGGCTGGTTCGCAGCCTGTACCACGGGCGATTCTGCGGCAGACATTCTCGCCGGTCTCGCGTCGCTGCACGCAGACCGCCCGCCGTCTGCTGCCCGTGGCACCACGGCTGAACGCGTCACAGCCCTGCGCCGAAAGGTCATCGAGACGCGGGGTGCTGCGGTTATGGCTCTGGTCCGTGACCTGGACGACGCTCCAGCCTGGGAGCTCGCCGCGGTTCGCGAGGCACTGGACACTTTGCGCGTGCCATTCGTGTCGCGCACGCGGATCACTGCGGAGGAGGCGAGCTCGGCGTCGTCGGACGTCGTGAACGCACTCGCGGTGAGGGAAGGAGCGTACGGATGA